AGGTAAAATCGGATTTATAAATCCAAATGGACAAATTGTTATTCCTATAATTTATGATAAAGCAGAGACCTATTATTTTAGTAATGCCTATGTAAAAATGAAGCTAAATGATAAGTCTTACTTTTTTGATATGAAAGGTAATAAGGTGACTGAACAAGAATACAACGCTATGCAGAATTAGCTTATCAATTATTTCTCAAAATAAATTAACATTCATAATTGTCTTTCAAAAGGGAAATGTACCAATCGAAATAAGAATGATTATTACAAGATGATTTATCTTAATAAGTTTGTGAACATAGCTCTCTTTAGATGATTAGGTAAAAAAAAGGGGACTGTGTAATATTTTGTGTTTTAGCGATTATTTAGTTGAAAAATGATTTTGAAATTCATAGGCAAAAAATTTACCTTTAAATTTTTATCTTATGAACACAGAATTAGAAAAACAGTTGGAAGCCTTACTTGGTAAAATCACTAACAAAGAAGACTTTGATCAAGTCAAAGAACAATTACTTAAACGCGGTATTGAATCACTTTTAAGAGCAGAAATGACGGCTCATTTAGGTTACCAAAAAGGTGATTCCATAATTGCAAACAACCAGCGTAATGGTTTTTCACAGAAGACCATAAAAACGCAAAATGGAGAACAACGTATCCAAATCCCAAGAGATAGAGAGGCTAGTTTTGATCCAGTTATAGTTCCTAAACATCAGTCGATCAGTCAAGAATTAGAAGACTGTATCCAATTGCTTTACGCTAAGGGTATGAGCAATTTGGATATAATCGACTTTATCCACCGTACCTATGGTGTTAATTATTCAACATCACAGGTATCGATTATTACCAATCAATTATTAGAGGACATCAAGCTCTGGCAGAATAGGCCTTTAGAAGACGTTTATCCTATAATTTGGATAGATGCCATTCACTATAAAATAAGACAGGAAGGCAAGGTTATCTCTAAAGCTTGTATGATAGTTTTAGGTGTTAATACCGAAGGGCAACAGGATATTTTGAGCATGCATATTGTTGAAACCGAAAAAGCATCTGCTTGGATGTCTATTTTAGATGATCTGCGCTCTCGTGGAGTGAAAGATATTTTCTTTTTATGCTCGGATAACCTACCAGGACTTGACAAAGCGGTAGAAGCTATTTTCCCGGATAGCATAAGACAGATCTGTATTGTACATCAAATTAGAAACTCACTAAAATACGTGAGTTACAAAGACAGAAAAGCAATAATGACGGATATTAAAGGCATTTACCAAGCAGATAATGAACAGTTCGCTTTAGAAGCTCTCCAAATATTTAAACAAAATTGGGAACATAAATACGTATCTGCCGTACAGTCTTGGGAGAATAATTGGGATAACTTGACCGCTTTTTTAAATTATCCTAAAGAAATAAGAAAACTTATTTACACAACTAATATCATTGAAAGTTTTAATGCAAGTCTTAGAAAATATACGCGTAACAAAAAAGTGTTCCCTAATGATGATGCAGCCTTGAAATCCATCTATTTAGCGGCACAAAGCATCAGTGCAAAATGGAAGAAAACACGTTTTAAATGGGGACAAATCTACAATCAATTGTATATTTGTTTTCCAAACAGGTTATAAATCAAAAAAGTTAACCTATGAATTTTGAAATTATTTTTCAAAAACACAAAATTTTGGATAAACTCAAAAAAAGGATGTGTTCATTTAGATTTCTTTAGTAAGATTTATATTTTATTTAAATAATTCTCACCAAATTATCATTCAATGATACTGGTCACATTACCGCAGTTATGCATGGCCTTACCAAAATAAGGATTTAATACTTTCTCTTCTTTGCTTAACCAATACGATCCATTGTTATCATCGGCCATAGGGCAGAATTGGCGGTACACTTTTTCGTTTATACCAAATGATTCAACAGCACTTATTATGTGTGATGATAATTGTTCAAAATCTTTTCTTTGCTGTTTTATTCCTGTTTCAGAAGCAATTAAATTTGCTGCCGTTTTGATTTGACGTTGTAAGGTCATCCAATGGTTATGAGCATTATTGTCAGACAGCAATTTCATGTCGATTTTCTCCAAACTTTTGACAATTGATGTAGCTACTATCTTGGCCTTTTTAGGATCATCATTTACCAACGCATCTTTTAGTGATATATAGTTCTCAAAAACATTTTTTAATTGGTCTTGGAATTTTAAAGGTACTTTGATACGTTCATTTATTTTGGAATGCTCTATTTTTTTAGTAGTTGAGGTTTCCATTCCAAGATGTCCTTCATGTCCAGTCATTGTTTTTCCACCTTCCTGATTCATCATTGATTTTTTACCCTGTAATTGGGCAGCTGCATCAATTGTGAAAGTCCCATTGGTCACTATTTCATAGCCATTTTCTAATCCACTTAACACTTCATGATTTTCTCCTATCGGATTTCCTAATCTTATTTCACGCATTTCAAAAATGGGCTCATTAGGATATGGTTTAACATATACCACAGAACGCTCTCCTGTCCATAGAATCGCCGTGGACGGAATACTTAATACTTCTCCTTTACTAGAAGAAACACCATCAATTTTACCTTCAACAAACATACCTGGCTTAAAATTATTTTTTGAGTTGTTTAAAACAACTCTCAATTTTACAGTTCTAGTTCGTGTGTTTAATGAGGGATCTATGAACGAAACGCTACCTTTAAATTCCTTGTTAGGATATGCATTGGTGGTGATTGACACTTCTTGCCCTTTTTTGAATAAATCAATCTGATTTTCATAAACATCAAAATTTGCCCAAACCGTATTTAGATTGGTTATTTTTAATAGTGGTTGACCTTGTTTTATAGATTCTCCTTGCTCTACCAACTTTTCTGAAACGGTCCCTGAAACTGTCGCGTAAACAGGGAAATTTTCTAAAACTTTACCGGAGGTTTCAATGTTGTTGATTTGGTTTTCAGAAAGTTTCCAAAGTTTTAATTTATTTCTTACAGCTTTATACAAAGCTGGTTGCGATTCTTTTAATGAAGATGCGGTTAATAACTCTTGTTGAGCCGCATATAATTCAGGGGAATAAATAGTAGCCAATAATTGCCCTTTTCGAATTTCTTCACCTGTAAAACTAACATTTAACCGTTCAATCCTTCCAGAAAAGTAGCTGACTTGAACCGCATTCGATTCTTCATTTTCAACGATTTTTCCTGATAGTTTTATAGCATTACTATTTGCTTTACCATTACCCACTATAGTTGTTTGTACATTGGCCAAAGCCATTGCATTTTCAGTTAACTTAAATTGATCTGCCAACAAACCATCTGCACCACTTGCCGCAGGAATTAACTCCATTCCGCAAATAGGGCAATTACCTGGTTCTGATTTCATAATCTGTGGATGCATAGAGCATGTCCACATCTGATTAATTTCCATAGTTTCATCGTGATCATGTTCTGTTTCCTTATTTGACGAATTACCAAATAGAACCCATCCTAAAACCAATCCAACAGCTAGTATT
The nucleotide sequence above comes from Aureibaculum algae. Encoded proteins:
- a CDS encoding IS256 family transposase — its product is MNTELEKQLEALLGKITNKEDFDQVKEQLLKRGIESLLRAEMTAHLGYQKGDSIIANNQRNGFSQKTIKTQNGEQRIQIPRDREASFDPVIVPKHQSISQELEDCIQLLYAKGMSNLDIIDFIHRTYGVNYSTSQVSIITNQLLEDIKLWQNRPLEDVYPIIWIDAIHYKIRQEGKVISKACMIVLGVNTEGQQDILSMHIVETEKASAWMSILDDLRSRGVKDIFFLCSDNLPGLDKAVEAIFPDSIRQICIVHQIRNSLKYVSYKDRKAIMTDIKGIYQADNEQFALEALQIFKQNWEHKYVSAVQSWENNWDNLTAFLNYPKEIRKLIYTTNIIESFNASLRKYTRNKKVFPNDDAALKSIYLAAQSISAKWKKTRFKWGQIYNQLYICFPNRL
- a CDS encoding efflux RND transporter periplasmic adaptor subunit translates to MKKYIIYIGILAVGLVLGWVLFGNSSNKETEHDHDETMEINQMWTCSMHPQIMKSEPGNCPICGMELIPAASGADGLLADQFKLTENAMALANVQTTIVGNGKANSNAIKLSGKIVENEESNAVQVSYFSGRIERLNVSFTGEEIRKGQLLATIYSPELYAAQQELLTASSLKESQPALYKAVRNKLKLWKLSENQINNIETSGKVLENFPVYATVSGTVSEKLVEQGESIKQGQPLLKITNLNTVWANFDVYENQIDLFKKGQEVSITTNAYPNKEFKGSVSFIDPSLNTRTRTVKLRVVLNNSKNNFKPGMFVEGKIDGVSSSKGEVLSIPSTAILWTGERSVVYVKPYPNEPIFEMREIRLGNPIGENHEVLSGLENGYEIVTNGTFTIDAAAQLQGKKSMMNQEGGKTMTGHEGHLGMETSTTKKIEHSKINERIKVPLKFQDQLKNVFENYISLKDALVNDDPKKAKIVATSIVKSLEKIDMKLLSDNNAHNHWMTLQRQIKTAANLIASETGIKQQRKDFEQLSSHIISAVESFGINEKVYRQFCPMADDNNGSYWLSKEEKVLNPYFGKAMHNCGNVTSIIE